In one window of Notolabrus celidotus isolate fNotCel1 chromosome 15, fNotCel1.pri, whole genome shotgun sequence DNA:
- the napgb gene encoding LOW QUALITY PROTEIN: N-ethylmaleimide-sensitive factor attachment protein, gamma b (The sequence of the model RefSeq protein was modified relative to this genomic sequence to represent the inferred CDS: substituted 1 base at 1 genomic stop codon) has translation MAAQKINEAHEHIAKAEKCLKTSLTKWKPDFDSAASEYAKAAVCFKNAKQYDMAKDAYLKEAEYHTENKTLFHAAKAIEQAGMMMKVTKKMPEAIQYIEKACMMYMENGTPDTAAMALDRAGKLIEPINLEKAVDLYQKAAGVFENEDRLRQAVELLGKASRLLVRLKRXSRKAVALQKEKNMYKEIENFPMCFKKTTAQVLIHLHRGDYVAADKCVRESYSLPGYSGSEDCVAMETLLQGYDEQDEDQVYRVCNSPLLKYMDNDYAKLAISLRVPGGGGKKKKAAAPQGGAGGAPAAAEEDDYEGGLC, from the exons ATGGCTGCTCAGAAGATAAACGAAGCCCATGAGCATATAGCTAAAGCTGAGAAATG CTTAAAGACAAGTCTGACAAAGTGGAAGCCTGATTTTGACAGTGCTGCATCGGAATACGCAAAAGCAG CTGTGTGCTTTAAGAACGCGAAGCAGTACGACATGGCAAAGGATGCTTACCTGAAAGAAGCTGAATATCACACTGAAAACAAGAC GCTTTTTCATGCTGCAAA GGCTATTGAACAGGCTGgtatgatgatgaaggtga CAAAGAAGATGCCAGAGGCTATCCAGTACATAGAGAAAGCCTGTATGATGTACATGGAGAATGGGACTCCTGACACTGCTGCCATGGCTCTGGACCGGGCTGGAAA ACTGATCGAGCCTATCAACCTAGAGAAGGCTGTGGACCTGTATCAGAAGGCAGCTGGAGTATTTGAG AATGAAGACCGCCTGCGCCAGGCAGTCGAACTCTTAGGAAAAGCCTCAAGACTTCTCGTGAGATTAAAACGGTAAAGTAGGAAAG CAGTGGcactgcagaaagaaaaaaacatgtacaaAGAGATCGAAAACTTCCCCATGTGCTTCAAG aaaacaacagctcaAGTGCTAATTCACCTTCACCGAGGGGATTACGTAGCGGCTGATAAATGTGTCAGAGAAAGTTACAG TCTGCCCGGCTACAGTGGGAGCGAGGATTGCGTTGCCATGGAGACGCTACTGCAGGGCTACGACGAGCAGGATGAGGACCAGGTGTACCGGGTGTGCAACTCACCTTTACTGAAGTACATGGACAATGAT TACGCCAAGTTGGCCATTTCCCTGCGGgtacctggaggaggaggaaagaagaagaaggctgcTGCCCCACAAGGCGGCGCTGGTGGGGCACCAGCAGCTGCCGAGGAGGATGACTATGAGGGAGGACTGTGTTAG